The following coding sequences lie in one Acidobacteriota bacterium genomic window:
- a CDS encoding efflux transporter outer membrane subunit produces MKVPDAWTGAEAVPAAGQGDWWNSFGDEGLDGVVSRVLERNQDLRAAAARIEAAQAQSRIAAAAQLPQLDASFDLGGRKQNFLGLRLPGAEGRVLSRTFSSTGLSLNLGWEADLWGKVKAGKLAAMANTQARQAELAAARLSLSAQATRAWFAAIEAHRQLELARSSVESYEISAGRIRARFEGGVRPALDLRLALAELKIAEAALQSRLESADRSVRQLQILMGDYPDGQHELGRDLPKGPDRVPTGLPSELVHRRADLVAAERDLLAADARIAEAKAQLRPSFSLTSTFGTSSDQLRNLLSAELLVWSLIGNVVQPVFNRGRLKAGVTLNQARAEEAAARYESAVLAAYNDVEASLAAEEVIRRRRQALEEAAEQSVAARDLAEQRYRSGLAGIITLLAAQRTAIDSESQLLTLRRLQLDNRVNLHLALGGSF; encoded by the coding sequence TCTCTAGAGTCCTGGAACGAAACCAGGACCTGCGAGCGGCAGCGGCTCGCATCGAAGCGGCCCAGGCACAGTCTCGCATCGCCGCGGCCGCCCAATTGCCCCAACTGGACGCAAGCTTCGACCTGGGAGGCCGCAAGCAGAACTTTTTGGGACTTCGCTTGCCCGGTGCGGAGGGGAGGGTGTTGAGCCGGACTTTCTCCAGCACGGGTCTGTCGCTCAATCTGGGCTGGGAGGCGGACTTGTGGGGAAAAGTAAAGGCCGGAAAGCTGGCGGCAATGGCAAACACCCAGGCGCGCCAGGCGGAACTGGCGGCGGCCCGCCTGTCGCTGTCGGCACAGGCAACCAGGGCCTGGTTCGCAGCGATTGAGGCACACCGCCAACTCGAATTGGCTCGATCTTCGGTGGAGAGCTACGAGATATCGGCCGGGCGCATTCGGGCTCGCTTTGAAGGCGGTGTCCGGCCCGCCCTGGATCTGCGCCTGGCCCTGGCCGAGTTGAAAATCGCCGAAGCGGCGCTGCAGTCGCGCCTCGAGAGTGCAGATCGCAGTGTCCGTCAGCTTCAAATCCTCATGGGCGACTATCCGGACGGCCAGCATGAGTTGGGGAGGGACCTGCCCAAGGGGCCCGACCGAGTCCCGACCGGCCTGCCTTCCGAACTGGTCCACCGTCGGGCGGATCTGGTGGCGGCCGAACGGGATTTGCTGGCAGCCGACGCCAGAATCGCCGAGGCCAAGGCGCAGCTCCGGCCCAGTTTCAGCCTGACCTCCACTTTTGGCACGTCCAGCGACCAGTTGCGGAACCTGCTGTCGGCTGAATTATTGGTGTGGTCTCTGATCGGAAACGTAGTACAGCCGGTCTTCAACCGGGGCAGACTGAAGGCCGGAGTTACCCTCAACCAGGCGCGGGCGGAAGAGGCGGCGGCCAGATACGAGAGCGCCGTTCTGGCTGCCTACAACGACGTGGAAGCGTCCCTGGCGGCGGAAGAGGTAATCCGACGACGGCGGCAGGCGTTGGAGGAGGCCGCCGAACAATCGGTAGCTGCTCGGGATCTGGCCGAGCAGCGGTACCGCTCGGGTCTGGCGGGGATCATTACCTTGCTGGCTGCCCAAAGGACGGCGATCGATTCGGAAAGCCAGTTGCTGACCCTCCGGCGCCTGCAGCTCGACAACCGGGTCAACCTGCACTTGGCTCTGGGAGGGAGCTTCTAA